A window from Streptomyces sp. NBC_00299 encodes these proteins:
- a CDS encoding LLM class F420-dependent oxidoreductase, translated as MTARICVFTEPHRGADYDDQLRFAQLVEACGFEGFFRADHYQAMGADPGLPGPTDAWLTLGALARETSRIRLGTLVTSATFRLPGPLAVTVAQVDRMSGGRVELGLGAGWYEREHTSYGIPFPPAPERFDRLEEQLAVITGLWRTPVGEHFSHHGDHYRLLDAPALPKPVQVPTPPIIVGGRGPKRTPLLAARYADEFNMPFKSVAETARAYRRVAEACERTGRAAAGRPPLVLSTGVVVAIGRTAAEAQRRAAPLHVKSALPPEDPVIGSPAQLVDRLGEFCAIGADRFHLRLIDFTDLDHLELIAGEVLPQL; from the coding sequence CGATCAGCTGCGCTTCGCGCAACTCGTCGAAGCCTGCGGGTTCGAGGGGTTCTTCCGGGCCGATCACTACCAGGCGATGGGCGCCGATCCCGGGCTGCCCGGCCCCACCGACGCCTGGCTCACGCTGGGCGCGCTCGCCCGCGAGACTTCCCGGATCCGGCTGGGCACCCTGGTCACCTCGGCCACCTTCCGCCTGCCGGGCCCGCTGGCCGTGACGGTGGCGCAGGTGGACCGGATGAGCGGGGGACGGGTCGAGCTGGGCCTCGGCGCCGGTTGGTACGAACGCGAGCACACCTCGTACGGCATCCCGTTCCCGCCCGCCCCGGAGCGTTTCGATCGGCTGGAGGAGCAGCTGGCCGTGATCACCGGCCTGTGGCGGACGCCGGTCGGCGAGCACTTCAGCCACCACGGTGACCACTACCGACTGCTCGACGCGCCCGCCCTGCCGAAGCCCGTACAAGTGCCGACGCCGCCGATCATCGTCGGGGGCCGCGGCCCCAAGCGCACCCCGTTGCTGGCCGCTCGGTATGCCGACGAGTTCAACATGCCCTTCAAGTCGGTGGCAGAGACTGCCCGGGCCTACCGGCGAGTCGCCGAGGCATGCGAACGGACCGGCCGGGCCGCCGCCGGTCGGCCACCGCTCGTGCTCTCGACCGGCGTCGTGGTCGCGATCGGCCGCACCGCCGCAGAGGCGCAACGGCGTGCCGCCCCTCTGCACGTCAAGAGCGCCCTGCCGCCGGAGGACCCGGTGATCGGATCCCCGGCCCAACTCGTGGACCGGCTGGGCGAGTTCTGCGCCATCGGCGCCGACCGATTCCATCTCCGACTGATCGACTTCACCGACCTCGACCACCTGGAACTCATCGCCGGCGAGGTGCTTCCGCAGCTGTAG
- a CDS encoding cellulose binding domain-containing protein, which yields MKSRTTPNRLRVAAAAAVSMAMGTAGLTALTGTASAAADDVTVQYRTSATGATADQAEPWLKVRNTGDSALPLSIVKVRYYFKADSAGAAYRFACSWAVKGCANITGTFGTLTNPTATADRYLDIGFTAGAGTLSPGADTGDMQLRFHRADWQPLNQSDDYSFSASRSSYADWPKITAQVSGSTVWGTAPEGNEPTDPPTDPPAGGQSLFDDFNYSGSSDPRISANGWSVRSNSGGPGVPGATWSPENVTFAGSGGNSVMNLRTSTAGTPESTKQTEVLTKTMKFKNGTYAARVRFSDAPVSGPDGDRLVQTFFTINDLKAPMADDYAEYDFEYLPNGGWGEPANILYTTSWETYNPDPWQAVNQHTESRQSWAGWHDLVLTIDNSTIKYYVDGRLFGTHDAAYLPERPMSINFNQWLIDLAGQTSTTPRSYDEQVDYVLHVKDQVLSPAEVTAKISAYRTAGTTFEDTVPNS from the coding sequence ATGAAGTCCCGAACCACGCCGAACAGGCTGCGCGTCGCCGCAGCCGCCGCTGTGTCCATGGCCATGGGCACCGCCGGTCTCACCGCCCTGACCGGCACCGCGAGCGCCGCGGCGGACGACGTGACGGTCCAGTACCGGACCAGCGCCACGGGCGCCACGGCGGACCAGGCCGAACCCTGGCTCAAGGTCAGGAACACCGGCGACAGCGCCCTGCCGCTCAGCATCGTCAAGGTGCGCTACTACTTCAAGGCCGACTCGGCCGGCGCCGCCTACCGTTTCGCCTGCTCCTGGGCGGTCAAGGGCTGCGCCAACATCACCGGCACCTTCGGCACCCTGACCAACCCCACGGCCACGGCCGACCGTTACCTGGACATCGGCTTCACCGCGGGAGCGGGCACCCTCTCTCCGGGCGCCGACACCGGGGACATGCAACTGCGCTTCCACCGGGCCGACTGGCAGCCCCTCAACCAGAGCGACGACTACTCCTTCAGCGCTTCCCGGTCGTCGTACGCGGACTGGCCGAAGATCACCGCCCAGGTGTCCGGCAGCACGGTGTGGGGCACCGCCCCCGAGGGCAACGAGCCGACCGACCCGCCCACCGACCCTCCGGCAGGCGGACAGAGCCTGTTCGACGACTTCAACTACAGCGGCTCCAGCGATCCGAGGATCTCGGCGAACGGCTGGAGCGTTCGCTCGAACTCCGGCGGGCCCGGGGTGCCCGGTGCCACGTGGTCCCCGGAGAACGTCACCTTCGCCGGTTCCGGCGGCAACTCGGTGATGAACCTGCGGACCTCGACCGCGGGAACACCCGAGAGCACCAAGCAGACCGAAGTCCTCACCAAGACCATGAAGTTCAAGAACGGCACCTACGCGGCCCGGGTCAGGTTCTCCGACGCGCCCGTGTCAGGACCGGACGGTGACCGCCTCGTCCAGACGTTCTTCACCATCAACGACCTCAAGGCGCCCATGGCCGACGACTACGCGGAGTACGACTTCGAGTACCTGCCCAACGGCGGCTGGGGCGAGCCGGCCAACATCCTGTACACGACGTCCTGGGAGACCTACAACCCCGATCCCTGGCAGGCCGTCAACCAGCACACCGAGTCCCGGCAGAGCTGGGCGGGCTGGCACGACCTGGTGCTCACCATCGACAACAGCACCATCAAGTACTACGTCGACGGCCGGCTCTTCGGCACGCACGACGCCGCCTACCTGCCCGAGCGCCCCATGTCCATCAACTTCAACCAGTGGTTGATCGACCTCGCGGGCCAGACCAGCACGACTCCGCGTTCCTACGACGAACAGGTCGACTACGTCCTGCACGTCAAGGACCAGGTCCTGAGCCCTGCTGAGGTCACGGCCAAGATCAGCGCCTACCGCACGGCCGGCACCACGTTCGAGGACACCGTCCCCAACAGTTAG
- a CDS encoding beta-N-acetylhexosaminidase, giving the protein MPAPPPAAFSLLPHPTKAHARAGHFTFGPDTCLRISSGAEPAAQLLRTLLAPATGLPLRSAEDAAVVLALDPALTGLGSEGYGLTVGPHSVLLRAAHATGLLRGVQTIRQLLPPQALAASPQRGVRWSLPCVEITDIPRHRWRGAMLDVARHFQPASYLRRYVDLLALHKINVLHLHLTDDQGWRMPVAAYPKLTEIGSHRAQSMTSAGSDDHDGVPHGGAYTRAELAGLVQYAAARGITVMPEIEMPGHVRAALAAYPHLGNRPDRVLDVWTRWGVCDTVLGVHEEVFDFCRTVLEEVMDVFPSPYIHIGGDECPTTEWEQSPEAGARALAARLSGPAALHGWFLGRVGAFLARNGRRPVGWAESGTELPDDFTVMAWRDPAHALTAAGRGHDVINAHYRATYFDYPQSGGTQEQPAQPGAVVALRDVHAHDPVPEGAAPEAAARILGSQAQLWTEYAETPARLEYLTYPRLCALADRAWSGPTPWEEFRSRLARHTPRLDALGVSRHP; this is encoded by the coding sequence GTGCCCGCACCCCCACCCGCGGCCTTCTCCCTGCTCCCCCACCCCACCAAGGCGCATGCCAGAGCCGGCCACTTCACCTTCGGCCCCGATACCTGTCTGCGCATCAGCAGCGGTGCCGAACCCGCCGCCCAGCTGCTGCGCACCCTGCTCGCCCCGGCCACCGGCCTGCCGTTGCGCTCCGCCGAGGACGCCGCCGTAGTCCTGGCCCTCGACCCGGCCCTGACCGGACTCGGCAGCGAGGGATACGGCCTGACGGTCGGACCTCACTCCGTACTGCTGCGCGCCGCACACGCCACCGGCCTGCTGCGCGGAGTGCAGACGATCCGTCAGCTTCTGCCCCCTCAGGCGTTGGCGGCTTCGCCGCAGCGCGGTGTGCGATGGTCACTGCCCTGTGTGGAGATCACAGACATCCCCCGGCACCGCTGGCGCGGAGCGATGCTCGACGTGGCCCGCCACTTCCAGCCGGCGTCCTACCTGCGCCGTTACGTCGATCTCCTCGCCCTGCACAAGATCAATGTCTTACATCTGCATCTGACCGACGACCAGGGGTGGCGGATGCCGGTCGCGGCCTACCCCAAGCTCACCGAGATCGGCTCCCATCGTGCCCAGTCCATGACCAGTGCCGGCAGCGACGACCACGACGGTGTGCCGCACGGCGGCGCCTACACCCGCGCCGAGTTGGCCGGCTTGGTGCAGTACGCGGCTGCCCGAGGCATCACCGTGATGCCCGAGATCGAAATGCCCGGCCACGTCCGTGCCGCCCTGGCCGCGTATCCGCACCTGGGCAACCGTCCCGACCGGGTGCTGGACGTATGGACCAGGTGGGGAGTCTGCGACACCGTCCTCGGGGTCCATGAGGAGGTCTTCGACTTCTGCCGCACCGTGCTGGAGGAGGTCATGGACGTCTTCCCCTCCCCCTACATCCACATCGGTGGCGACGAGTGCCCCACCACCGAATGGGAGCAGAGCCCGGAGGCCGGGGCGCGCGCCCTCGCCGCGAGGCTGAGCGGTCCGGCCGCACTGCACGGGTGGTTCCTGGGCCGCGTCGGAGCGTTCCTGGCCCGGAACGGACGCCGGCCGGTCGGCTGGGCCGAGTCCGGCACCGAGCTGCCCGACGACTTCACCGTGATGGCCTGGCGCGACCCCGCACATGCCCTGACCGCAGCCGGGCGCGGCCACGACGTGATCAACGCCCATTACCGCGCCACCTACTTCGACTATCCGCAGAGCGGCGGAACCCAGGAGCAGCCGGCGCAGCCAGGAGCCGTCGTGGCGCTGAGGGATGTACACGCGCACGATCCCGTCCCCGAGGGTGCCGCACCCGAAGCCGCCGCCCGAATCCTGGGCAGTCAGGCGCAGTTGTGGACCGAGTACGCCGAGACGCCCGCCCGCCTCGAGTACCTCACGTATCCGCGCCTGTGCGCTCTGGCGGACCGTGCCTGGAGCGGTCCCACCCCGTGGGAGGAGTTCCGCTCCCGTCTGGCCCGGCACACTCCGCGCCTCGACGCCCTCGGCGTCAGCCGCCATCCCTAA
- a CDS encoding carbohydrate ABC transporter permease, with product MPLHTAAAVIVVVCLFPVYWMVATAFKPNRDIQSDSPRLLPRTWTLDHFRAAVDADGFGLFWRNSILVTLGAVLLSLLVALGASFAVARMRWRGRRQFMLMVFIAQMAPWEALIIPVYIISRDTDMLDRLPTLTLVYFMMTLPFTIVVLRGFIAAIPPELEEAAQVDGCTRLRAFRHIAFPLLAPGLMATSLFGYITAWNEFTYANFLIIKHQDSRTLPVWLSSFQNVFGTDWGATMAASTLFALPVLAVFLLLQRHVTAGFAAGAVKG from the coding sequence ATGCCGTTGCACACCGCCGCCGCAGTGATCGTCGTGGTCTGTCTCTTCCCCGTGTACTGGATGGTCGCGACCGCGTTCAAGCCCAACCGGGACATCCAGTCCGACAGTCCCCGACTGCTTCCCCGGACCTGGACGCTGGACCACTTCCGTGCCGCTGTCGACGCCGACGGCTTCGGACTGTTCTGGCGCAACAGCATCCTCGTGACCCTGGGCGCCGTCCTTCTCTCCCTGCTTGTCGCACTGGGCGCGTCGTTCGCCGTGGCGCGCATGCGCTGGCGCGGCAGACGGCAGTTCATGCTGATGGTGTTCATCGCACAGATGGCGCCGTGGGAGGCACTGATCATCCCGGTGTACATCATCTCCCGCGACACCGACATGCTCGACCGGCTGCCCACCCTGACGCTGGTCTACTTCATGATGACGCTGCCGTTCACCATCGTGGTGCTGCGCGGGTTCATCGCCGCCATCCCACCGGAGCTGGAGGAGGCGGCGCAGGTCGACGGCTGCACGCGGCTGAGGGCCTTTCGCCACATCGCCTTCCCCCTGCTCGCTCCCGGGCTGATGGCCACTTCGCTGTTCGGCTACATCACCGCCTGGAACGAGTTCACCTACGCCAACTTCCTGATCATCAAGCACCAGGACAGCCGCACCCTGCCCGTCTGGCTGTCCTCCTTCCAGAACGTCTTCGGCACGGACTGGGGCGCCACCATGGCCGCCTCCACGCTCTTCGCCCTCCCCGTGCTGGCCGTTTTCCTGCTGCTCCAACGCCATGTGACGGCCGGCTTCGCCGCCGGCGCCGTCAAGGGCTGA
- a CDS encoding carbohydrate ABC transporter permease, with amino-acid sequence MTVAREAGAPPTSLPRPTGGSARPGRGGRRGPVGSGAWPYLLVAPALLGMLYLLAYPLVRTVLISLQDFQLRQLIQGDARFVGLRNYETLLTDAHFWQVVRRTFLFMAVNVTLIMLLATLVALVIERLGRVGRVTVLTALVLTWAMPVIAATTVFQWLFHSEFGIVNWALHQLGFTSFDRYPWFAHGPAAFTILVALIVWQSVPFAAITLYSALVTVPTELYESARIDGASARRIFRAITFPMIRPIFMLVFSLEVIWTFKAFVQIWVMTNGGPGDATTILPVYAVQTALSSQRYDLGSAASMVTVLMLAGVLVFYFRQMFRQEGEAL; translated from the coding sequence GTGACGGTCGCCCGTGAAGCCGGCGCGCCACCCACCTCGCTCCCCCGACCGACAGGCGGCTCCGCCCGGCCGGGCCGCGGGGGCAGGCGCGGGCCCGTCGGGAGCGGAGCCTGGCCCTATCTGCTCGTCGCCCCCGCGCTCCTGGGCATGCTGTATCTGCTCGCGTACCCCCTGGTCCGCACGGTGCTGATATCGCTCCAGGACTTCCAACTGCGTCAACTCATCCAAGGCGACGCCCGGTTCGTGGGCCTGCGGAACTACGAGACCCTGCTCACGGACGCCCACTTCTGGCAGGTGGTGCGCCGCACGTTTCTCTTCATGGCCGTCAACGTCACCCTGATCATGCTGCTCGCCACCCTGGTCGCCCTGGTGATCGAGCGGCTGGGCCGGGTGGGCCGTGTCACCGTACTCACCGCGCTCGTGCTGACCTGGGCCATGCCGGTGATCGCCGCCACGACGGTCTTCCAGTGGCTGTTCCACTCGGAGTTCGGCATCGTCAACTGGGCTTTGCACCAACTGGGGTTCACGTCGTTCGACCGGTACCCCTGGTTCGCCCACGGTCCGGCCGCCTTTACGATCCTGGTCGCCCTGATCGTCTGGCAGTCGGTGCCGTTCGCGGCCATCACCCTGTACTCGGCCCTGGTCACCGTGCCGACGGAGTTGTACGAGTCGGCACGCATCGACGGCGCCTCGGCACGGCGCATCTTCCGCGCCATCACGTTTCCCATGATCCGGCCGATCTTCATGCTGGTGTTCTCGCTGGAGGTCATCTGGACCTTCAAGGCGTTCGTACAGATCTGGGTGATGACCAACGGCGGCCCCGGCGACGCCACCACCATCCTGCCCGTCTACGCCGTGCAGACCGCTCTGTCGAGTCAGCGCTACGACCTCGGTTCGGCCGCCTCGATGGTCACCGTGCTGATGCTGGCCGGCGTGCTCGTCTTCTACTTCCGCCAGATGTTCCGCCAGGAGGGCGAGGCCCTATGA
- a CDS encoding extracellular solute-binding protein produces MKLRMLAGVSALVLAGGLSACGGDSDSSGESADGRTTIDVWLMRDSVSAQFQKEFVAGFEAAHADIDVKVQIQEWDGIGEKVTAALASNDAPDVIETGNTQVAQFAQSGGLLDLSGKVDELGGGNWLKGLAEPGAYEGKQYGIPYYAANRVVIYRTDLFKKAGIDPAAIKTRDQWITATEKLNKGGTQGIYLPGQMWYALAGFIWDEGGDLATRSGDTWKGALDSPEAVRGMNFYEQLQALGKGPKDSDEAEPPQAEVMAKGQVAQIISTPGGANVVLSNNPELKGKLGFFPIPGKTAERPGAVFIGGSDLVIPAASGKQDAAFAFVKELTGDAWQRKLASAMSYVPNKTTLADAVAADPGASAMAVGAAVGRATPNTPGWAAVEAKNPIKDYMTAVLTGADTRAEAAKASASITAAMATGS; encoded by the coding sequence GTGAAGCTCCGCATGCTTGCTGGTGTTTCCGCGCTGGTGCTCGCCGGCGGCCTCAGTGCCTGCGGCGGCGATTCGGACTCGTCCGGTGAATCCGCCGACGGCCGGACGACCATCGATGTCTGGCTCATGCGCGACAGCGTCTCGGCGCAGTTCCAGAAGGAGTTCGTCGCGGGCTTCGAGGCAGCCCACGCGGACATCGACGTGAAGGTCCAGATCCAGGAGTGGGACGGCATCGGCGAGAAGGTGACCGCCGCGCTCGCCAGCAATGACGCTCCGGACGTCATCGAGACGGGCAACACCCAGGTCGCCCAGTTCGCGCAGAGCGGCGGGCTGCTCGACCTCAGCGGCAAGGTCGACGAGCTCGGCGGCGGCAACTGGCTCAAGGGCCTGGCCGAACCGGGCGCCTACGAGGGCAAGCAGTACGGCATCCCGTACTACGCGGCCAACCGAGTGGTGATCTACCGAACCGACCTGTTCAAGAAGGCCGGCATCGACCCCGCCGCCATCAAGACCCGCGACCAGTGGATCACCGCGACCGAGAAGCTGAACAAGGGCGGGACTCAGGGCATCTACCTGCCGGGCCAGATGTGGTACGCGCTGGCCGGGTTCATCTGGGACGAGGGCGGCGACCTCGCCACGCGGTCCGGCGACACCTGGAAGGGCGCGCTCGACAGTCCTGAGGCCGTACGCGGCATGAACTTCTACGAGCAGCTGCAAGCGCTCGGCAAGGGCCCCAAGGACTCCGACGAGGCAGAGCCCCCACAGGCCGAGGTCATGGCCAAGGGGCAGGTGGCGCAGATCATTTCGACGCCCGGCGGGGCCAACGTCGTCCTCTCGAACAATCCCGAACTCAAGGGCAAGCTCGGTTTCTTCCCGATCCCCGGCAAGACGGCCGAACGGCCCGGTGCGGTGTTCATCGGCGGTTCCGACCTCGTCATCCCGGCGGCATCGGGCAAGCAGGACGCCGCCTTCGCGTTCGTCAAGGAACTCACCGGTGACGCCTGGCAGCGCAAGCTCGCCTCAGCCATGAGCTACGTACCGAACAAGACGACCCTGGCCGACGCGGTCGCCGCCGACCCGGGCGCCTCCGCCATGGCCGTGGGCGCCGCCGTCGGCCGGGCGACACCCAACACCCCAGGCTGGGCCGCCGTCGAGGCGAAGAACCCCATCAAGGACTACATGACCGCCGTACTCACCGGCGCCGATACCCGGGCCGAGGCTGCGAAGGCGTCCGCGTCGATCACTGCGGCCATGGCGACCGGATCCTGA
- a CDS encoding GntR family transcriptional regulator, with protein sequence MNAGESGTVLKRERVRDHILELMESLNPGDAIPSERSLCADLHVSRPTLRAAVDELVAAGLLVREHGRGMFVAPEKITQELVSDHRAMVVPRASGAWTSRLLEFTTIAAGARVGRKLHLSPAADIVYVARLRLVDGVPMAIEHLHIPASLVPTLTAQELETGDLYEHLHDRHGVRVSEAVQTIEPTVVSQAEARILGVPHLSPALLFERLTSDTDGRAVEYVHSIYRGDRYRIVTRLTLGGPSAGDEQATRTESIPGIPPGAFPQQEAVVLTAQGDVHADR encoded by the coding sequence ATGAACGCTGGCGAGTCGGGGACGGTTCTCAAGCGAGAACGCGTCCGGGACCACATCCTCGAACTCATGGAATCGCTCAACCCCGGCGACGCCATCCCCTCCGAGCGGTCCCTGTGCGCTGATCTGCACGTCTCCAGGCCAACTCTGCGGGCAGCAGTCGACGAACTGGTCGCCGCGGGACTCCTTGTGCGTGAGCACGGCCGAGGCATGTTCGTGGCACCGGAGAAGATCACACAGGAGCTGGTGTCGGACCACCGGGCCATGGTCGTCCCCAGGGCATCCGGCGCCTGGACGAGCCGCCTGCTGGAGTTCACCACCATCGCCGCCGGTGCCAGGGTGGGCCGCAAACTGCACCTGTCACCCGCTGCCGACATCGTCTACGTGGCGCGGCTACGGCTCGTCGACGGCGTCCCCATGGCCATCGAGCACCTGCACATCCCCGCGAGCCTGGTGCCCACGCTGACCGCGCAGGAACTCGAAACGGGCGACCTGTACGAGCACCTGCACGACCGCCATGGAGTCCGGGTGAGCGAAGCCGTGCAGACGATCGAGCCGACCGTCGTCAGCCAGGCCGAGGCCAGGATCCTCGGGGTGCCGCACCTGTCGCCGGCGCTCCTGTTCGAGCGCCTCACCAGCGACACCGACGGCCGGGCCGTCGAGTACGTCCACTCCATCTACCGCGGCGACCGCTACCGCATCGTCACCCGCCTGACCTTGGGAGGACCGTCCGCCGGTGATGAGCAAGCGACCCGGACGGAGTCCATCCCGGGCATCCCGCCCGGTGCCTTCCCTCAGCAAGAAGCCGTCGTTCTCACGGCTCAGGGGGACGTGCACGCTGACCGGTGA